A portion of the Hoplias malabaricus isolate fHopMal1 chromosome 1, fHopMal1.hap1, whole genome shotgun sequence genome contains these proteins:
- the otos gene encoding otospiralin, translated as MKWCVVICVFFTFFVANHLSDARIIPEGVPYDESPAVPYWPYSTSDFWNYIEYFRSIGAYNHINQMARAFFAHQHLGDTLGYEVPEHEQH; from the exons ATGAAGTGGTGTGTtgtgatttgtgttttcttCACATTTTTTGTTGCCAACCATCTCAGTG ATGCCAGAATTATTCCTGAAGGAG ttcCCTATGATGAATCTCCTGCTGTGCCCTACTGGCCATATTCAACCTCAGACTTCTGGAACTACATTGAATACTTTCGAAGCATTGGAGCCTACAACCACATAAACCAAATGGCCAGAGCCTTCTTCGCCCATCAGCATCTTGGAGATACTCTTGGTTACGAAGTGCCTGAACATGAGCAGCACTGA
- the cops9 gene encoding COP9 signalosome complex subunit 9 — protein sequence MKPAVDEMFPEGAGPYVDLDEAGGSTGLLMDLAANEKAVHSDFFNDFEDLFDDDDIQ from the exons aTGAAGCCAGCGGTAGACGAGATGTTTCCTGAAGGAGCGGGACCGTACGTAGATCTGGACGAG GCAGGGGGAAGCACTGGACTATTAATGGACTTGGCTGCCAATGAGAAAGCTGTGCATTCAGATTTCTTCAATG ATTTTGAAGATCTCTTTGATGACGATGACATTCAGTGA
- the and1 gene encoding actinodin1 codes for MKNEDFDEKLFSALPLAVVEVILHIPIHLPILKLTLQTKQVPPDPASIQRPSPSQPAPVAPVYYHPLQPPSPQPAAPQPPKAIKLQPTAFSLWFMSKEILLAVPVTQLLSKDGLDEVEAAASSKRLVRNRRNISWYKQHSDFWNWYKYFTDNGNQEGVAELDRVYLAYLQNKNRAEAQRSYKLYLQHLSDIYKSCAESDDPNCVASYTSRSKPKAEPPKPAPVKNCDPFRDPYCRYALGYSQYPYLAPASVKTAVPVKAPAPAPVTTPAYIRTPAVKDPRSGYYYYSSLMQPFLSAEQKSELMRICDAEDVECLQYHLRAAYGYKPATGAHPSYAHLGCDPKSDPNCISQQMQKTPASLYLRYPQCDPRDPYCAYAAALASAQNTEAPSPPAPLERPCNPLYEENCNPLTAIKFASLASSSEEPKDEPAPVASAIRAPPSPHFNPLAMYQDAPPAAVMRRGPPASRQPRIQFQPPSMEENRHPLGPPGKTKEGYDCFIGYDKECYPIRAQSERPAPDPHRQVYRSPEAYEPHLNADGTRNGVIEPDPDCDPEYDSNCRLRRYEPESKEPRDPIPQDERHDYQPVQENSEEPVHHEEVPHYREDHYQHPDNPGYDQQQYDSYMSGQEDPYASYGTQEPGPIRFQDVLRGYGGRFSGDYRKK; via the exons ATGAAGAATGAAGACTTTGATGAAAAACTCTTTTCG GCACTGCCACTTGCTGTAGTGGAGGTTATCCTTCACATCCCCATCCATCTACCCATTCTCAAACTGACCCTCCAGACTAAGCAAGTTCCTCCAGACCCAGCCTCTATCCAGAGGCCCTCTCCTTCACAACCTGCACCAG TGGCACCTGTATATTACCACCCCCTTCAGCCTCCCAGCCCACAGCCTGCAGCCCCTCAGCCTCCCAAAGCCATAAAATTGCAGCCCACTGCATTCAGCTTGTGGTTTATGAGCAAAG AGATTCTCTTGGCTGTCCCAGTGACCCAGCTCTTGAGCAAAGATG GTTTGGATGAAGTAGAAGCTGCTGCTTCTTCAAAGAGACTTGTGCGTAACAGGAGAAACATCAGCTGGTACAAACAGCACTCTGATTTCTGGAACTGGTACAAGTACTTCACTGACAATGGCAACCAGGAAGGC GTTGCAGAGCTGGATCGTGTGTATTTGGCATACTTGCAGAACAAGAACCGGGCTGAGGCCCAGCGCTCCTACAAACTGTACTTACAGCACCTGAGCGACATTTACAAATCCTGTGCTGAGTCTGATGACCCAAACTGTGTGGCTTCCTACACCAGCAGGTCCAAGCCAAAGGCTGAACCCCCAAAACCTGCACCTGTGAAGAATTGTGACCCTTTCAGGGATCCCTACTGCAGGTATGCTCTTGGATACTCTCAGTACCCATACTTGGCCCCAGCTTCTGTGAAGACCGCCGTCCCTGTTAAGGCTCCAGCCCCAGCCCCAGTTACAACCCCGGCATACATCCGCACCCCTGCTGTTAAGGACCCACGCTCAGGCTACTATTACTACAGTTCACTGATGCAACCATTCCTGTCTGCTGAACAGAAGTCAGAGCTGATGCGTATCTGTGATGCTGAGGATGTGGAGTGCTTGCAGTACCATTTGCGTGCTGCCTATGGTTACAAACCTGCCACTGGGGCACATCCATCCTATGCTCATCTGGGTTGTGATCCCAAGAGTGACCCGAACTGCATCTCCCAACAGATGCAGAAAACTCCAGCTAGTCTGTACCTCCGGTACCCCCAGTGTGATCCCCGAGACCCGTACTGTGCTTATGCTGCTGCTCTGGCATCTGCTCAGAACACAGAGGCACCTTCTCCTCCAGCTCCCCTCGAGAGGCCGTGCAACCCACTCTATGAAGAAAACTGCAACCCCCTCACAGCTATCAAGTTTGCCAGCTTGGCCTCCTCTTCTGAAGAACCCAAAGATGAGCCAGCTCCAGTGGCAAGTGCTATTCGAGCTCCACCCAGCCCACATTTCAATCCCTTAGCCATGTACCAGGATGCTCCCCCAGCAGCTGTCATGCGTAGAGGGCCACCTGCTTCACGCCAGCCGCGGATACAGTTCCAGCCCCCCAGCATGGAAGAGAACCGTCATCCACTAGGACCGCCGGGCAAGACCAAGGAAGGCTATGACTGCTTCATTGGCTATGATAAAGAATGCTACCCAATTAGAGCCCAGAGTGAACGCCCTGCCCCTGACCCACATAGGCAGGTGTATCGTTCCCCAGAAGCATATGAACCCCACCTTAATGCTGATGGCACCAGGAATGGAGTGATTGAACCAGATCCTGACTGTGACCCTGAATATGACAGCAACTGTCGCCTGCGCCGCTATGAGCCTGAATCTAAAGAACCAAGGGATCCCATTCCCCAGGATGAGCGCCATGATTACCAGCCTGTTCAGGAAAATAGCGAAGAACCAGTTCACCATGAGGAAGTCCCCCATTACAGAGAAGACCATTACCAGCATCCAGACAACCCAGGCTATGACCAGCAGCAGTATGACAGCTATATGAGTGGTCAGGAAGACCCCTATGCCAGTTATGGTACCCAGGAGCCAGGGCCAATTAGATTCCAGGATGTCCTGAGGGGTTACGGAGGTCGCTTCTCAGGAGACTACAGAAAGAAATAA